One Cyclopterus lumpus isolate fCycLum1 chromosome 7, fCycLum1.pri, whole genome shotgun sequence DNA window includes the following coding sequences:
- the tns2a gene encoding tensin-2 isoform X3 — translation MISEKMNKGGKGEPHVFKEKTFKKRRQCSVCRQNVDNVGSFCRVCKTATHRKCEAKVTSACIPAPSNDLQRRGTAPSRHIQHLGSTKSLTYTKQRNTLPRSFSVDRVMERVMERHYDFDLTYITERIISVFFPPKLEEQRYRLNLKEVAAMLKSKHQDKFLLLNLSERRHDINRLNTKVHDFGWPDLHAPPLDKICAICKAMETWLTSDPQHVVVLHCKGHKGKTGVIIAAYMHYSKISAGADQALSTLAMRKFCEDKVSSSLQPSQNRYIYYFGGLLSGAIKMNSSPLFLHQVLIPSLPNFQGEGGYSPFLKVYQSMQLVYTSGIYDLQGTGGRRLCVTIEPALLLKGDVMVKCYHRRAQSADRDTVFRLQFHTCTIHGSQLWFGKGELDEACTDERFPSDATVEFVFSSGPEKIKGREYQKNDPAVTVDYNTADPVVRWDSYENFNQRYQDNLEVDIAHTRGPVDGSLYAQIKKRRGPGSGSLTSTNGSSPVAGVEEGRPGHVIVHGSDSALSAHSAHLNQSSVHPERQEDPVRPLPPTRQEREELERLLGGIEGNRDGERETAILDDGESLPSERSGTLRLSRSCSCRTGYRSQRCAEPGCDRTLLMPNGYCLDRAPGTNGHHGATPSASPNPASPPSHMDLCQHYSPHSHQSLPPPDLVWDRQSGPPHYLHRSCSEAPSSRHICPYPSPDPHSHNHPHHHPLSAPSRLCCREDDYGPYHHPPPPHSHHHPHLHHPKPSTSPTYHDIMLLDGLPSPGCSCRDCSIRRDDSAAYQSLRLDQGDGFHWDREAELQQREVGLRRAREAELPRGSELHWERDPGLRRGREMSLHWERDREAELQWERDREAEYWHRRATVASYGPQGHDLPAFNFDPLPSGHPAYPEASRSHAHSHLDLKYSSSSSGYQTPRQACPCSPYQPSPSESRGYASGYQSESTSPLPPASSMTGPCSHSNGPADHNHHHPDSQQSYGSDSHTGQSVGWRDHITHGSFRRVHRDGHAACSTPSDMSGPSTPVHTSSPLRTEESPSPGGREYEIRTTDIIGSDYEAPGPEDGHYRADLIARESPESQRSSTGPPPPPARDAQPHTTTPAQTEPPPTTPRLQHCCPNTPPASTTQKPSPLDSATTTTSTQGLCRAPSSPIRAPSEPQPLALQSPHPSEAAALPSTVAQAVPQPQTQGSGLARPAQVTGSSPTGEPHPEISKPVLVLNATPHNATSAPASPASPSSAQPASSSMEGSPVSDAPVPGFATLSRRLMLSGPDPHHPNHIQQHGPPHHHYPGTEHSAAGHTSAPDPTKRPCYSAHPPQLSPSSYSNYSTISIPLPHPQPPLPEKRHLPVQPGSPGDGAGTLKPATGHTPPSAAQHQLHVTFSPTVGEIVPPAGKNDGVPSVESENGNRVSVKFVQDSSRFWYKPGISREQAIAALKEREPGAFLIRDSNSFQGAYGLALKVATPPPNVNNHGGKASDPLEQLVRHFLIETGPRGVKIKGCQNEPYFGSLSALVYQHSITPISLPCALKITEKDLIGEVPEVQSVNNISTAADLLKQGAACNVLYLNSVETESLTGPQAIAKATDSSLGRNPRPAATVVQFKVTSQGITLTDSQRRVFFRRHYPVGSVTFSSIDPKDRRWTNSDNTGVKVFGFVAKKPGSLAENVCHLFAELDPEQPASAIVNFINKVMLSQRR, via the exons GTGACCTCGGCCTGCATCCCGGCCCCCTCCAATGATCTG CAGCGTAGAGGGACCGCTCCGTCCCGACACATCCAGCACCTG GGGTCCACCAAGTCGCTGACCTATACCAAACAGAGAAACACCCTGCCGAG GAGCTTCAGCGTGGACCGCGTGAtggagagagtgatggagcGGCACTACGACTTCGACCTGACCTACATCACGGAGAGGATCATCTCCGTGTTTTTCCCCCCGaagctggaggagcagcggTACCGCCTCAACCTGAAGGAGGTGGCGGCCATGCTCAAGTCCAAACACCAGGACAAGTTTCTG CTCCTGAACCTCTCCGAGAGGCGCCACGATATCAACCGGCTGAATACCAAG GTCCATGACTTCGGCTGGCCCGACCTCCACGCCCCACCGCTCGATAAGATCTGTGCCATATGCAAGGCCATGGAGACGTGGCTGACCTCCGACCCCCAGCACGTGGTGGTCCTGCACTGCAAG GGCCACAAAGGTAAAACGGGCGTGATTATTGCAGCCTACATGCACTACAGCAAGATCTCCGCGGG ggcgGACCAGGCTCTCAGTACTCTGGCCATGAGGAAGTTCTGTGAAGATAAGGTGTCCTCTTCCCTCCAGCCGTCCCAGAACAG GTATATCTATTACTTTGGGGGCCTCCTGTCCGGGGCGATCAAGATGAACAGCagtcctctcttcctccaccaagTTCTTATCCCATCGCTCCCCAACTTCCAGGGAGAAGGag GTTATTCCCCCTTCCTGAAGGTCTACCAGTCCATGCAGCTGGTCTACACTTCGGGCATATA TGACCTTCAAGGCACCGGAGGCCGGCGGCTGTGTGTGACCATCGAACCGGCGCTGCTGCTGAAGGGTGACGTCATG GTCAAGTGCTACCACAGGCGAGCCCAGAGCGCTGACAGAGACACCGTGTTCAGGTTGCAGTTTCACACCTGCACCATCCACGGATCTCAGCTCTGGTTCGGCAAAGGGGAGTTGGACGAAGCTTGTACTG ATGAGCGTTTTCCATCTGACGCCACAGTTGAGTTTGTCTTCTCCTCTGGACCTGAGAAAATCAAAG GCCGCGAGTACCAGAAGAACGACCCGGCTGTCACAGTCGACTACAACACAGCCGACCCTGTGGTCCGCTGGGATTCCTATGAGAACTTTAACCAGCGATACCAGGACAACCTGGAGG TCGATATTGCCCACACCCGAGGTCCCGTAGATGGAAGTCTCTACGCTCAGATAAAGAAGCGCCGAGGTCCCGGCTCCGGATCTCTCACCTCAACCAATGGCAGCAGCCCAGTGGCAGGCGTTGAGGAAGGCAGGCCAGGTCATGTCATCGTTCACGGTTCTGACTCCGCCCTCTCGGCCCATTCCGCCCATTTGAACCAATCGTCCGTCCATCCGGAGCGCCAGGAGGATCCCGTCCGTCCGCTGCCCCCGACccggcaggagagagaggagctggagcGTCTTCTCGGAGGCATAGAGGGGAACCGGGATGGAGAGCGAGAGACGGCCATCTTGGACGACGGAGAGTCTCTGCCCTCCGAGAGGAGCGGGACGCTGAGGCTTAGTCGGTCCTGCTCCTGCCGGACCGGGTACCGGTCCCAGCGTTGTGCCGAGCCCGGCTGCGACCGCACCCTCCTCATGCCCAATGGTTACTGCCTCGACCGGGCCCCCGGTACCAATGGGCACCATGGGGCGACCCCTTCTGCCAGCCCCAACCCAGCGTCTCCTCCCTCACACATGGATCTGTGCCAGCACTACAGCCCCCACTCCCACCAGTCCCTTCCGCCTCCAGATCTGGTGTGGGACCGCCAGAGTGGCCCGCCGCACTACCTGCACCGCTCCTGCTCGGAGGCTCCCTCATCTCGACATATCTGCCCCTACCCGTCGCCAGACCCTCACTCTCACAACCACCCGCATCACCACCCACTGTCGGCCCCGAGTCGCCTCTGCTGTCGAGAGGACGACTACGGCCCCTAtcaccaccctcctccacctcacagCCACCACCATCCCCACCTGCACCACCCCAAACCCTCCACCAGCCCGACCTACCACGACATAATGCTACTGGATGGCCTGCCCTCCCCCGGCTGCTCTTGCAGAGACTGCAGCATCAGGAGAGACGACTCGGCGGCCTATCAGAGCCTGAGGCTGGACCAAGGTGACGGCTTccactgggacagagaggcggAGCTTCAGCAGAGGGAGGTGGGGCTTAGGAGAGCCAGGGAGGCGGAGTTACCCAGAGGTTCAGAGCTCCACTGGGAGCGGGATCCTGGGCTGAGACGAGGCAGAGAGATGTCCCTCcactgggagagagacagggaggccGAGCTGCAGTGGGAGcgggacagagaggcagaaTATTGGCACAGGAGGGCCACCGTGGCCTCCTACGGCCCACAGGGCCACGATCTGCCGGCCTTCAACTTTGACCCCTTGCCGTCGGGTCACCCAGCTTACCCAGAGGCGTCGCGGTCCCATGCTCATTCCCACCTGGACCTGaagtacagcagcagcagcagcgggtaCCAAACTCCCCGCCAGGCGTGCCCCTGCTCGCCGTACCAGCCCTCACCGTCTGAAAGCCGGGGCTACGCCTCGGGCTACCAGTCCGAGTCCACGTCCCCACTGCCCCCGGCATCTTCCATGACGGGGCCCTGCAGCCATAGCAACGGGCCGGCAGACCACAACCATCACCATCCAGACTCACAGCAGTCATACGGCTCTGACTCACACACTG GCCAAAGCGTGGGCTGGAGGGACCACATTACCCACGGTTCCTTTAGGAGGGTCCACAGAGACGGCCACGCCGCATGCTCCACGCCGTCTGACATGTCTGGACCTTCAACCCCCGTGCACACCAGCAGCCCTCTACGCACAGAGGAAAG CCCCAgtccaggagggagggagtaCGAGATCCGGACCACGGACATCATCGGCAGTGACTACGAGGCTCCCGGGCCGGAGGACGGACACTATCGCGCTGACCTCATCGCCCGGGAATCCCCGGAAAGCCAAAGAAGCAGCACAgggccgccgccgccaccggcCAGAGACGCGCagccacacacaaccacacctGCGCAGACGGAGCCGCCCCCCACCACGCCCCGCCTGCAGCACTGTTGCCCAAATACCCCGCCAGCATCGACGACGCAGAAACCGTCTCCTTTGGATTCTGCAACGACGACCACATCAACCCAGGGGCTCTGCCGGGCCCCCTCGTCCCCCATCCGGGCTCCGTCTGAACCCCAGCCTCTCGCTCTCCAGAGCCCCCATCCCTCAGAGGCTGCCGCTCTGCCTTCCACTGTGGCACAGGCGGTGCCCCAGCCTCAGACCCAAGGCAGCGGATTGGCAAGACCAGCACAGGTCACAGGGTCTTCTCCCACCGGGGAACCACACCCAGAAATCTCAAAACCCGTGTTGGTACTCAACGCAACGCCACACAACGCCACCTCTGCCCCCGCATCTCCAGCTTCACCTTCGTCCGCCCAGCCGGCCTCCAGCAGTATGGAGGGCTCCCCGGTCTCTGATGCGCCGGTTCCTGGCTTCGCCACTTTGAGTCGGAGGCTGATGCTGAGTGGGCCCGACCCCCACCACCCAAACCACATCCAGCAGCACGGGCCCCCGCACCACCACTACCCCGGCACGGAGCACAGCGCTGCTGGGCACACATCCGCTCCGGACCCCACCAAGAGGCCCTGCTACTCCGCTCACCCTCCTCAGCTCTCCCCGTCCTCTTACTCCAATTACTCCACCATCTCCatccccctccctcacccccaGCCGCCGCTGCCAGAGAAGCGCCACCTGCCCGTTCAGCCGGGCTCGCCCGGCGACGGCGCGGGAACGCTAAAGCCGGCCACGGGACACACGCCACCCTCCGCCGCCCAGCACCAGCTCCATGTCACCTTCTCTCCCACCGTGGGGGAAATTGTACCCCCCGCAGGCAAAAACGACGGAGTGCCGTCTGTGGAGAGTGAGAACGGGAATAGGGTCAGTGTGAAGTTCGTCCAGGACAGTTCAAGGTTCTGGTACAAGCCCGGAATCTCCAGAGAGCAAG CAATCGCAGCTCTGAAGGAGCGAGAGCCGGGGGCCTTCCTGATCCGGGACAGCAACTCTTTCCAGGGGGCCTACGGCCTGGCCCTGAAGGTGGCCACACCTCCTCCCAATGTCAACAACCACGGTGGCAAGG CGAGCGACCCTCTGGAACAGCTGGTCAGACACTTCCTCATCGAAACCGGCCCTCGAGGAGTGAAGATCAAAGGGTGCCAGAATGAGCCCTACTTTG GGAGTCTGTCTGCATTGGTCTACCAGCACTCCATCACGCCCATCTCTTTGCCCTGCGCCCTGAAGATCACAGAGAAAG ATCTTATAGGGGAGGTGCCGGAGGTTCAATCAGTGAATAACATCAGCACCGCTGCTGACCTGCTGAAACAAGGAGCAG cctGTAACGTCCTGTACCTGAACTCGGTGGAAACAGAGTCTCTAACCGGCCCCCAGGCCATCGCCAAGGCGACCGACTCGTCCTTGGGTCGTAACCCCCGCCCCGCCGCTACGGTGGTCCAGTTCAAGGTGACGTCTCAGGGCATCACGCTGACCGACAGCCAGCGCCG GGTTTTCTTCCGGAGACATTACCCAGTGGGCAGCGTGACCTTCAGCAGCATCGACCCCAAGGACCGGAG GTGGACTAACTCAGACAACACCGGCGTTAA gGTGTTCGGTTTCGTGGCCAAGAAGCCGGGCAGTTTGGCCGAGAACGTCTGCCACCTGTTTGCCGAGTTGGACCCCGAGCAGCCCGCCTCCGCCATCGTCAACTTCATCAACAAGGTCATGTTGTCTCAGCGCCGGTAG
- the tns2a gene encoding tensin-2 isoform X2, with translation MISEKMNKGGKGEPHVFKEKTFKKRRQCSVCRQNVDNVGSFCRVCKTATHRKCEAKVTSACIPAPSNDLRRGTAPSRHIQHLGSTKSLTYTKQRNTLPRSFSVDRVMERVMERHYDFDLTYITERIISVFFPPKLEEQRYRLNLKEVAAMLKSKHQDKFLLLNLSERRHDINRLNTKVHDFGWPDLHAPPLDKICAICKAMETWLTSDPQHVVVLHCKGHKGKTGVIIAAYMHYSKISAGADQALSTLAMRKFCEDKVSSSLQPSQNRYIYYFGGLLSGAIKMNSSPLFLHQVLIPSLPNFQGEGGYSPFLKVYQSMQLVYTSGIYDLQGTGGRRLCVTIEPALLLKGDVMVKCYHRRAQSADRDTVFRLQFHTCTIHGSQLWFGKGELDEACTDERFPSDATVEFVFSSGPEKIKGREYQKNDPAVTVDYNTADPVVRWDSYENFNQRYQDNLEVDIAHTRGPVDGSLYAQIKKRRGPGSGSLTSTNGSSPVAGVEEGRPGHVIVHGSDSALSAHSAHLNQSSVHPERQEDPVRPLPPTRQEREELERLLGGIEGNRDGERETAILDDGESLPSERSGTLRLSRSCSCRTGYRSQRCAEPGCDRTLLMPNGYCLDRAPGTNGHHGATPSASPNPASPPSHMDLCQHYSPHSHQSLPPPDLVWDRQSGPPHYLHRSCSEAPSSRHICPYPSPDPHSHNHPHHHPLSAPSRLCCREDDYGPYHHPPPPHSHHHPHLHHPKPSTSPTYHDIMLLDGLPSPGCSCRDCSIRRDDSAAYQSLRLDQGDGFHWDREAELQQREVGLRRAREAELPRGSELHWERDPGLRRGREMSLHWERDREAELQWERDREAEYWHRRATVASYGPQGHDLPAFNFDPLPSGHPAYPEASRSHAHSHLDLKYSSSSSGYQTPRQACPCSPYQPSPSESRGYASGYQSESTSPLPPASSMTGPCSHSNGPADHNHHHPDSQQSYGSDSHTEGQSVGWRDHITHGSFRRVHRDGHAACSTPSDMSGPSTPVHTSSPLRTEESPSPGGREYEIRTTDIIGSDYEAPGPEDGHYRADLIARESPESQRSSTGPPPPPARDAQPHTTTPAQTEPPPTTPRLQHCCPNTPPASTTQKPSPLDSATTTTSTQGLCRAPSSPIRAPSEPQPLALQSPHPSEAAALPSTVAQAVPQPQTQGSGLARPAQVTGSSPTGEPHPEISKPVLVLNATPHNATSAPASPASPSSAQPASSSMEGSPVSDAPVPGFATLSRRLMLSGPDPHHPNHIQQHGPPHHHYPGTEHSAAGHTSAPDPTKRPCYSAHPPQLSPSSYSNYSTISIPLPHPQPPLPEKRHLPVQPGSPGDGAGTLKPATGHTPPSAAQHQLHVTFSPTVGEIVPPAGKNDGVPSVESENGNRVSVKFVQDSSRFWYKPGISREQAIAALKEREPGAFLIRDSNSFQGAYGLALKVATPPPNVNNHGGKASDPLEQLVRHFLIETGPRGVKIKGCQNEPYFGSLSALVYQHSITPISLPCALKITEKDLIGEVPEVQSVNNISTAADLLKQGAACNVLYLNSVETESLTGPQAIAKATDSSLGRNPRPAATVVQFKVTSQGITLTDSQRRVFFRRHYPVGSVTFSSIDPKDRRWTNSDNTGVKVFGFVAKKPGSLAENVCHLFAELDPEQPASAIVNFINKVMLSQRR, from the exons GTGACCTCGGCCTGCATCCCGGCCCCCTCCAATGATCTG CGTAGAGGGACCGCTCCGTCCCGACACATCCAGCACCTG GGGTCCACCAAGTCGCTGACCTATACCAAACAGAGAAACACCCTGCCGAG GAGCTTCAGCGTGGACCGCGTGAtggagagagtgatggagcGGCACTACGACTTCGACCTGACCTACATCACGGAGAGGATCATCTCCGTGTTTTTCCCCCCGaagctggaggagcagcggTACCGCCTCAACCTGAAGGAGGTGGCGGCCATGCTCAAGTCCAAACACCAGGACAAGTTTCTG CTCCTGAACCTCTCCGAGAGGCGCCACGATATCAACCGGCTGAATACCAAG GTCCATGACTTCGGCTGGCCCGACCTCCACGCCCCACCGCTCGATAAGATCTGTGCCATATGCAAGGCCATGGAGACGTGGCTGACCTCCGACCCCCAGCACGTGGTGGTCCTGCACTGCAAG GGCCACAAAGGTAAAACGGGCGTGATTATTGCAGCCTACATGCACTACAGCAAGATCTCCGCGGG ggcgGACCAGGCTCTCAGTACTCTGGCCATGAGGAAGTTCTGTGAAGATAAGGTGTCCTCTTCCCTCCAGCCGTCCCAGAACAG GTATATCTATTACTTTGGGGGCCTCCTGTCCGGGGCGATCAAGATGAACAGCagtcctctcttcctccaccaagTTCTTATCCCATCGCTCCCCAACTTCCAGGGAGAAGGag GTTATTCCCCCTTCCTGAAGGTCTACCAGTCCATGCAGCTGGTCTACACTTCGGGCATATA TGACCTTCAAGGCACCGGAGGCCGGCGGCTGTGTGTGACCATCGAACCGGCGCTGCTGCTGAAGGGTGACGTCATG GTCAAGTGCTACCACAGGCGAGCCCAGAGCGCTGACAGAGACACCGTGTTCAGGTTGCAGTTTCACACCTGCACCATCCACGGATCTCAGCTCTGGTTCGGCAAAGGGGAGTTGGACGAAGCTTGTACTG ATGAGCGTTTTCCATCTGACGCCACAGTTGAGTTTGTCTTCTCCTCTGGACCTGAGAAAATCAAAG GCCGCGAGTACCAGAAGAACGACCCGGCTGTCACAGTCGACTACAACACAGCCGACCCTGTGGTCCGCTGGGATTCCTATGAGAACTTTAACCAGCGATACCAGGACAACCTGGAGG TCGATATTGCCCACACCCGAGGTCCCGTAGATGGAAGTCTCTACGCTCAGATAAAGAAGCGCCGAGGTCCCGGCTCCGGATCTCTCACCTCAACCAATGGCAGCAGCCCAGTGGCAGGCGTTGAGGAAGGCAGGCCAGGTCATGTCATCGTTCACGGTTCTGACTCCGCCCTCTCGGCCCATTCCGCCCATTTGAACCAATCGTCCGTCCATCCGGAGCGCCAGGAGGATCCCGTCCGTCCGCTGCCCCCGACccggcaggagagagaggagctggagcGTCTTCTCGGAGGCATAGAGGGGAACCGGGATGGAGAGCGAGAGACGGCCATCTTGGACGACGGAGAGTCTCTGCCCTCCGAGAGGAGCGGGACGCTGAGGCTTAGTCGGTCCTGCTCCTGCCGGACCGGGTACCGGTCCCAGCGTTGTGCCGAGCCCGGCTGCGACCGCACCCTCCTCATGCCCAATGGTTACTGCCTCGACCGGGCCCCCGGTACCAATGGGCACCATGGGGCGACCCCTTCTGCCAGCCCCAACCCAGCGTCTCCTCCCTCACACATGGATCTGTGCCAGCACTACAGCCCCCACTCCCACCAGTCCCTTCCGCCTCCAGATCTGGTGTGGGACCGCCAGAGTGGCCCGCCGCACTACCTGCACCGCTCCTGCTCGGAGGCTCCCTCATCTCGACATATCTGCCCCTACCCGTCGCCAGACCCTCACTCTCACAACCACCCGCATCACCACCCACTGTCGGCCCCGAGTCGCCTCTGCTGTCGAGAGGACGACTACGGCCCCTAtcaccaccctcctccacctcacagCCACCACCATCCCCACCTGCACCACCCCAAACCCTCCACCAGCCCGACCTACCACGACATAATGCTACTGGATGGCCTGCCCTCCCCCGGCTGCTCTTGCAGAGACTGCAGCATCAGGAGAGACGACTCGGCGGCCTATCAGAGCCTGAGGCTGGACCAAGGTGACGGCTTccactgggacagagaggcggAGCTTCAGCAGAGGGAGGTGGGGCTTAGGAGAGCCAGGGAGGCGGAGTTACCCAGAGGTTCAGAGCTCCACTGGGAGCGGGATCCTGGGCTGAGACGAGGCAGAGAGATGTCCCTCcactgggagagagacagggaggccGAGCTGCAGTGGGAGcgggacagagaggcagaaTATTGGCACAGGAGGGCCACCGTGGCCTCCTACGGCCCACAGGGCCACGATCTGCCGGCCTTCAACTTTGACCCCTTGCCGTCGGGTCACCCAGCTTACCCAGAGGCGTCGCGGTCCCATGCTCATTCCCACCTGGACCTGaagtacagcagcagcagcagcgggtaCCAAACTCCCCGCCAGGCGTGCCCCTGCTCGCCGTACCAGCCCTCACCGTCTGAAAGCCGGGGCTACGCCTCGGGCTACCAGTCCGAGTCCACGTCCCCACTGCCCCCGGCATCTTCCATGACGGGGCCCTGCAGCCATAGCAACGGGCCGGCAGACCACAACCATCACCATCCAGACTCACAGCAGTCATACGGCTCTGACTCACACACTG AAGGCCAAAGCGTGGGCTGGAGGGACCACATTACCCACGGTTCCTTTAGGAGGGTCCACAGAGACGGCCACGCCGCATGCTCCACGCCGTCTGACATGTCTGGACCTTCAACCCCCGTGCACACCAGCAGCCCTCTACGCACAGAGGAAAG CCCCAgtccaggagggagggagtaCGAGATCCGGACCACGGACATCATCGGCAGTGACTACGAGGCTCCCGGGCCGGAGGACGGACACTATCGCGCTGACCTCATCGCCCGGGAATCCCCGGAAAGCCAAAGAAGCAGCACAgggccgccgccgccaccggcCAGAGACGCGCagccacacacaaccacacctGCGCAGACGGAGCCGCCCCCCACCACGCCCCGCCTGCAGCACTGTTGCCCAAATACCCCGCCAGCATCGACGACGCAGAAACCGTCTCCTTTGGATTCTGCAACGACGACCACATCAACCCAGGGGCTCTGCCGGGCCCCCTCGTCCCCCATCCGGGCTCCGTCTGAACCCCAGCCTCTCGCTCTCCAGAGCCCCCATCCCTCAGAGGCTGCCGCTCTGCCTTCCACTGTGGCACAGGCGGTGCCCCAGCCTCAGACCCAAGGCAGCGGATTGGCAAGACCAGCACAGGTCACAGGGTCTTCTCCCACCGGGGAACCACACCCAGAAATCTCAAAACCCGTGTTGGTACTCAACGCAACGCCACACAACGCCACCTCTGCCCCCGCATCTCCAGCTTCACCTTCGTCCGCCCAGCCGGCCTCCAGCAGTATGGAGGGCTCCCCGGTCTCTGATGCGCCGGTTCCTGGCTTCGCCACTTTGAGTCGGAGGCTGATGCTGAGTGGGCCCGACCCCCACCACCCAAACCACATCCAGCAGCACGGGCCCCCGCACCACCACTACCCCGGCACGGAGCACAGCGCTGCTGGGCACACATCCGCTCCGGACCCCACCAAGAGGCCCTGCTACTCCGCTCACCCTCCTCAGCTCTCCCCGTCCTCTTACTCCAATTACTCCACCATCTCCatccccctccctcacccccaGCCGCCGCTGCCAGAGAAGCGCCACCTGCCCGTTCAGCCGGGCTCGCCCGGCGACGGCGCGGGAACGCTAAAGCCGGCCACGGGACACACGCCACCCTCCGCCGCCCAGCACCAGCTCCATGTCACCTTCTCTCCCACCGTGGGGGAAATTGTACCCCCCGCAGGCAAAAACGACGGAGTGCCGTCTGTGGAGAGTGAGAACGGGAATAGGGTCAGTGTGAAGTTCGTCCAGGACAGTTCAAGGTTCTGGTACAAGCCCGGAATCTCCAGAGAGCAAG CAATCGCAGCTCTGAAGGAGCGAGAGCCGGGGGCCTTCCTGATCCGGGACAGCAACTCTTTCCAGGGGGCCTACGGCCTGGCCCTGAAGGTGGCCACACCTCCTCCCAATGTCAACAACCACGGTGGCAAGG CGAGCGACCCTCTGGAACAGCTGGTCAGACACTTCCTCATCGAAACCGGCCCTCGAGGAGTGAAGATCAAAGGGTGCCAGAATGAGCCCTACTTTG GGAGTCTGTCTGCATTGGTCTACCAGCACTCCATCACGCCCATCTCTTTGCCCTGCGCCCTGAAGATCACAGAGAAAG ATCTTATAGGGGAGGTGCCGGAGGTTCAATCAGTGAATAACATCAGCACCGCTGCTGACCTGCTGAAACAAGGAGCAG cctGTAACGTCCTGTACCTGAACTCGGTGGAAACAGAGTCTCTAACCGGCCCCCAGGCCATCGCCAAGGCGACCGACTCGTCCTTGGGTCGTAACCCCCGCCCCGCCGCTACGGTGGTCCAGTTCAAGGTGACGTCTCAGGGCATCACGCTGACCGACAGCCAGCGCCG GGTTTTCTTCCGGAGACATTACCCAGTGGGCAGCGTGACCTTCAGCAGCATCGACCCCAAGGACCGGAG GTGGACTAACTCAGACAACACCGGCGTTAA gGTGTTCGGTTTCGTGGCCAAGAAGCCGGGCAGTTTGGCCGAGAACGTCTGCCACCTGTTTGCCGAGTTGGACCCCGAGCAGCCCGCCTCCGCCATCGTCAACTTCATCAACAAGGTCATGTTGTCTCAGCGCCGGTAG